The following coding sequences lie in one Candidatus Eisenbacteria bacterium genomic window:
- a CDS encoding NUDIX hydrolase produces the protein MERKSPRVTADIIIVLEGGKVLLIRRRNPPYGWALPGGFLEYGETLEECARREAFEETGLELRGLRQFGTYSDPGRDPRGHTVSTVFVAEAQGKAAAGDDAADIGTFYLDSLPDDIAFDHRKILDDFKAGSQGNPAGGPDDIR, from the coding sequence ATGGAAAGAAAATCTCCACGAGTCACTGCTGATATCATAATAGTCCTGGAGGGAGGAAAGGTTCTCCTCATCAGGCGAAGAAACCCTCCATACGGATGGGCGCTGCCGGGCGGCTTTCTTGAGTACGGCGAGACACTGGAAGAATGCGCAAGAAGGGAAGCCTTCGAAGAAACAGGGCTTGAGCTAAGAGGGCTCAGGCAATTCGGGACTTACTCGGATCCCGGAAGAGACCCGCGCGGGCATACAGTCTCAACAGTTTTTGTTGCCGAGGCCCAGGGCAAAGCGGCTGCAGGCGATGATGCTGCGGACATTGGGACGTTCTATCTTGATTCGCTCCCCGATGACATAGCTTTCGACCATAGGAAAATCCTGGACGATTTCAAGGCGGGCAGTCAGGGAAATCCGGCGGGTGGACCGGACGATATACGCTAG
- a CDS encoding S8 family serine peptidase: MDGALSTFLFGKQRESQALWRNLLNLAPGDSATPVLIFSNDPSRLNGIPGLTVRTVLGNVVTADATNQAIGILLNTDEVLRVELPRVAKPLLNVSVPEIGVPAVWGGSPSYQGRNVIVGIYDTGIDLAHADFKDSSDKTRVLFLWDQTASSGAHPQGYSYGAEYTKAQIDAGSCPEQDTNGHGTHMAGSAAGDGSSSESLYVGVAKLADLIVVKGGNGSFLTDKIIDGINYIAEKARALGKSAVINLSLGSHFGSHDGKGLDELAIDAASQNGLIVVAAAGNEGDLRIHAGGSLSQGQPLSRAFTIPTYSANSGAGNDYCLLGIWYPGTSTVNFTISDPNGGTHGPIAPGDSLIVDSADGYLELRNGVGGVNPLNGLREIEITIFDAYYNKPPRAGTWTITLDGNDGVVDSWIYDSSMDAQFDQASWDNQKQVSIPGTATRAITVGAYTTKVCWAATTGSWCFSPPAPTRWDFAPFSSQGPTRDGRQKPEISAPGLLITSSRSADALPAPDYDNPDGKHTGLYGTSMAAPHITGVVALMLEKFGSLTPEDVRYHLTTTARTDQYTGTVWNKFWGYGKVDAEGAVAEVRSSASAKGEAFQISFRNPSSPPVVMRARAFREEKLTVKIYTVDGKLVASILNERVTPGELELKWDGRDTAGRRVPSALYLVRVNSARAELTKKIVLFR; this comes from the coding sequence ATGGACGGCGCTCTTTCCACTTTTCTCTTCGGTAAGCAGCGGGAGTCCCAGGCTCTCTGGAGGAATCTGCTCAACCTTGCACCCGGTGACAGCGCGACGCCGGTTCTCATATTCAGCAATGATCCCTCCCGGCTCAACGGTATTCCGGGGCTTACTGTCAGGACTGTTCTTGGCAACGTTGTAACTGCGGACGCCACGAATCAGGCGATAGGAATTTTGCTGAATACTGATGAAGTTCTTCGTGTCGAGCTGCCAAGGGTTGCAAAGCCGCTTCTCAATGTGAGTGTCCCCGAGATAGGAGTTCCGGCTGTCTGGGGTGGGAGTCCGTCTTATCAAGGCAGAAACGTAATAGTCGGTATCTACGACACCGGGATCGACCTTGCTCATGCAGATTTCAAAGATTCAAGCGACAAGACCCGCGTGCTTTTTCTCTGGGACCAGACTGCATCATCTGGCGCTCATCCGCAGGGCTATTCGTATGGAGCAGAGTACACGAAGGCACAGATTGATGCAGGGAGTTGTCCCGAGCAGGACACAAACGGTCACGGGACCCACATGGCCGGTAGTGCGGCAGGAGACGGTTCTTCTTCGGAGAGCCTGTATGTTGGAGTTGCCAAGCTTGCTGATCTCATCGTGGTGAAGGGCGGAAACGGATCCTTTCTCACTGATAAAATAATTGACGGAATCAACTATATTGCAGAGAAAGCGAGAGCGCTTGGGAAATCCGCAGTCATAAACTTGAGTCTTGGCAGTCACTTCGGCTCTCACGACGGCAAAGGACTTGATGAACTGGCAATAGATGCTGCATCACAGAATGGCCTCATTGTCGTCGCAGCGGCAGGGAATGAGGGCGACTTGCGAATCCATGCAGGAGGAAGTCTGTCTCAGGGCCAACCCCTATCAAGGGCTTTCACGATACCAACGTATAGCGCCAATTCAGGCGCCGGAAACGACTATTGCCTCCTGGGAATCTGGTATCCGGGAACGAGTACTGTGAATTTCACTATCAGTGATCCCAATGGCGGAACACATGGTCCGATTGCACCAGGCGATAGTCTCATTGTGGACAGTGCAGACGGTTACCTGGAGCTCAGAAACGGAGTTGGTGGAGTTAATCCTTTGAACGGTCTGCGCGAAATCGAGATTACTATTTTTGATGCGTATTACAATAAGCCTCCCAGAGCAGGAACATGGACAATCACGCTCGACGGAAACGATGGTGTGGTTGACTCATGGATCTACGATAGCAGCATGGACGCTCAATTCGATCAAGCCTCATGGGACAACCAGAAGCAGGTCTCGATACCAGGGACGGCGACGAGGGCAATAACTGTCGGTGCCTATACGACCAAAGTCTGTTGGGCAGCAACAACGGGTAGTTGGTGCTTTTCGCCTCCGGCCCCGACCCGCTGGGACTTCGCACCTTTTTCCAGTCAGGGACCAACGAGGGATGGAAGGCAGAAACCCGAGATTTCCGCGCCGGGGCTCTTAATAACTTCTTCGAGGTCTGCCGATGCACTCCCCGCGCCCGACTACGACAACCCTGATGGGAAACACACTGGTCTTTACGGAACAAGTATGGCAGCGCCTCACATAACCGGAGTAGTTGCGCTGATGCTTGAGAAATTCGGTTCCCTGACGCCTGAGGACGTACGGTATCATCTCACGACGACTGCAAGGACCGATCAGTACACAGGTACGGTCTGGAACAAATTCTGGGGATACGGGAAGGTGGATGCCGAGGGAGCGGTCGCAGAGGTGAGAAGTTCGGCTTCGGCGAAGGGCGAGGCCTTTCAGATATCGTTTAGGAATCCTTCAAGCCCCCCTGTAGTGATGAGGGCGCGCGCTTTCAGAGAAGAGAAACTTACTGTCAAAATCTACACTGTGGACGGAAAGCTCGTTGCTTCAATCTTGAATGAAAGGGTCACCCCGGGAGAGCTCGAGCTGAAATGGGATGGACGGGACACAGCCGGAAGGAGGGTTCCATCCGCGCTCTATCTCGTCAGGGTCAACTCGGCGCGCGCTGAGCTTACAAAGAAGATTGTTCTCTTCAGGTGA